The following nucleotide sequence is from Psychroserpens sp. Hel_I_66.
ACTAATTTTAGTGAAATTAAAGGGCGAAGATTGGTACACAAATAAATTCATTCCTACCATTTCACCAATGACTTTAATTGCATTGCTCTTTACCATTGTAGTTATGTTCTCACTCAAAGGCGAACTGATTGTGGAAATTCCAATGGACGTAGTGATTATTGCAGTTCCCTTGCTCATTTATTTTACGCTAATGTTTATCATCGGCTTTTTCTTTACCAAAGCAACAGGTGCAGAATACGACAAGACAGCAGCAGTTGCATTTACTGCCGCAGGAAATAATTTTGAGTTAGCGATTGCCGTTGCCATTGCAGTTTTTGGGTTGAACTCAGGACAAGCTTTTGCAGGTGTTATAGGTCCATTGGTTGAAGTTCCTGCATTGATTTTATTGGTTCGTGTTTCCTTTTGGCTGCGGAAAAAATATTATGGTAAAACCCGAACTCTAAATTGATAGAAGCTGAAACATTTAAATATTACCAACCTGTAGTAATTTATCTTTCTTTATTATTTTTATATCCTAATATCTAATAAATTTTTTATGAACGTTCTCTTAGATTTTTGTTTAAAGCAGTTATTGGCAATTATATTTTTAACTTTGCAGTTGTTATTTGAAGAGAGTGAACAAAGAACCAATTTATTTTGATTTTGCATCAACTACACCCGTAAAACAAGAAGTTTACGAGGCAATGTCCCCATACTTCCTTAATCATTATGGAAATGCATCTAGCAGTACACATAAGCAAGGTGTAATAGCTTCTAAGGCGGTTAAAAATGCCAAAAATCAAATTTCCAAGCTTGTAAACTGTAAAGAGAGTGAGGTGTTTTTTACAAGTGGTTCAACTGAATCCATCAAATTGGCCATTAGTCAAGTTTTCTATAACAATTTAGATAAAGGAAACCATATAATCACATCCAACGCAGAACATAAGGCAGTTTTGGATACCTGTAAAGATTTGGAAAAAGTCGGTGCTCAGGTAACTTATCTTGAGGTTGATGAAAATGGAAAAATAGATATAAGCTTACTGGAACATAGTATTAAGGAAGATACAATACTTGTGGCCTTGATGCACGTTAACAATGAAACCGGTGTGATTGCCGATGTCAAGAACATTGGCGCCATCTGTAAGAAGAAGAATGTTCTGTTTTTTACGGATGCAACTCAATCTTACGGAAAACTTCCGTTGAATTTCCAAGAGGAAAACATAGACTTATTATGTTTCAATGCCCATAAAATTTATGGACCTAAAGGCATTGGTGGCTTATTGGTAAAAACAACCGCTACAACAAAATCGGGTACATTGGTTAAACAACGTATTGAATCTATTAATTTAGGAACTCTAAATGTACCAGGAATTGTTGGTTTAGGAAAAGCAAGTGAACTTGCGATGACAAAATTAGAAAGCAATTATAATAGGATTCACCATTTGAATAGTTATTTGCAAGTAGAACTGTATCAATCTAAACGAGCAGCTGTTAACGGATTATCAGCTAGTAGAAGTCCTTACATTCTCAATATACAACTTATAAATCAGGACGCTGAGTCATTTATCT
It contains:
- a CDS encoding cysteine desulfurase family protein yields the protein MNKEPIYFDFASTTPVKQEVYEAMSPYFLNHYGNASSSTHKQGVIASKAVKNAKNQISKLVNCKESEVFFTSGSTESIKLAISQVFYNNLDKGNHIITSNAEHKAVLDTCKDLEKVGAQVTYLEVDENGKIDISLLEHSIKEDTILVALMHVNNETGVIADVKNIGAICKKKNVLFFTDATQSYGKLPLNFQEENIDLLCFNAHKIYGPKGIGGLLVKTTATTKSGTLVKQRIESINLGTLNVPGIVGLGKASELAMTKLESNYNRIHHLNSYLQVELYQSKRAAVNGLSASRSPYILNIQLINQDAESFILKNKNSVSVSMGSACNSRLIEQSHVLKSMGLSKEKADSSIRISFGSPTTQSQLDVLLNAIKSGNN